Proteins found in one archaeon genomic segment:
- a CDS encoding DNA replication complex GINS family protein: MAEQVLEYLKRQLDSELQSSHLVPLPSDFYSKISSYSQKLKRSAGGGASDAAVRLIGIQAGMLESMAKELLEARIRKAVLQKQYLQLLPEERYVASARQKFESRFKGFVEAVSKGQPSFIDMAHRNEVGRSVTVRFTKQVSELVGLDLKRYGPFEVDDVASIPAANAGILVANGDAVEISTRDEA, from the coding sequence TTGGCAGAACAGGTTCTCGAGTATCTCAAGAGGCAGCTCGACTCGGAGCTCCAGTCGTCCCATCTCGTCCCACTACCGAGCGACTTCTACTCCAAGATCTCCTCCTACAGCCAGAAGCTCAAGCGCTCCGCAGGGGGCGGCGCCAGCGATGCGGCGGTGAGGCTCATCGGAATCCAGGCAGGCATGCTCGAGTCGATGGCAAAAGAGCTCCTGGAGGCAAGAATCCGCAAGGCGGTCCTCCAGAAGCAGTACCTCCAACTCCTCCCGGAAGAGCGGTACGTGGCCTCCGCGCGCCAGAAGTTCGAGAGCCGCTTCAAGGGATTCGTGGAGGCAGTCTCGAAGGGGCAGCCCTCCTTCATCGACATGGCACACAGAAACGAGGTGGGCAGGAGCGTCACTGTCAGGTTCACGAAACAGGTGAGCGAGCTTGTCGGACTTGACCTGAAGCGATACGGCCCCTTCGAGGTCGACGACGTGGCTTCGATTCCAGCTGCGAACGCCGGCATCCTGGTAGCGAACGGGGACGCGGTGGAAATCAGCACTCGGGACGAAGCCTAG
- a CDS encoding transcription factor S produces MKFCPKCGTRLKLKQVKGPREVAITYLCDNCGYSNKAGKTVMQATEEELVSTNDQIKIVGEKEAKLSSLPTTKIECPKCGNGEAMWWFLQTRSGDEPPTQFYRCVKCNHTWRSYS; encoded by the coding sequence CTGAAGTTCTGCCCAAAGTGCGGAACCCGTCTCAAGCTAAAGCAGGTGAAGGGTCCGCGCGAGGTCGCGATCACCTATCTTTGCGACAACTGCGGGTACTCCAACAAGGCGGGCAAGACGGTCATGCAGGCCACCGAGGAGGAGTTGGTCAGCACAAACGACCAGATCAAGATAGTCGGGGAGAAGGAGGCCAAGCTCAGCTCGCTTCCAACCACGAAGATCGAGTGCCCGAAGTGCGGCAACGGCGAGGCGATGTGGTGGTTCCTGCAGACGAGGAGCGGCGACGAGCCGCCGACCCAGTTCTACAGGTGCGTGAAGTGCAACCACACCTGGAGGTCATACTCTTGA
- a CDS encoding exosome complex RNA-binding protein Csl4, whose protein sequence is MTKKEGAVFPGDKLAITEEFLPGPMTYEKEGKIRALRVGSLQKDGQKMEISVSPSVERASIKIDDWVTGQVEGGNASSATVKLYYHNGNPTYKDFAGMLTLRGLGGGRERGARRGTPVKQGDIVRCRVFSLTNNIIHLTIDEPDMGVVAAQCSNCGKQLSRGNESRAKCVECGNVEERKLAADFGNAPIQP, encoded by the coding sequence GTGACGAAGAAGGAAGGAGCGGTCTTCCCTGGGGACAAGCTGGCCATCACTGAAGAGTTCCTGCCAGGGCCAATGACCTATGAGAAAGAGGGCAAGATCAGGGCGCTCCGGGTGGGCAGCCTACAGAAGGACGGGCAGAAGATGGAGATCTCTGTCTCCCCGTCCGTCGAGCGCGCGAGCATCAAGATCGACGACTGGGTGACCGGCCAGGTCGAAGGGGGCAATGCGAGCTCGGCCACAGTGAAGCTGTACTACCACAACGGGAACCCCACCTACAAGGACTTCGCAGGGATGCTCACCCTCAGAGGACTGGGAGGCGGCAGGGAGAGGGGAGCCAGGAGGGGGACCCCAGTCAAGCAGGGCGACATAGTCAGGTGCAGGGTCTTCAGCCTGACGAACAACATAATCCACCTGACGATCGACGAGCCCGACATGGGAGTCGTGGCGGCCCAGTGCAGCAACTGCGGGAAGCAACTCTCGAGAGGGAACGAGTCCAGGGCAAAGTGCGTCGAGTGCGGCAACGTGGAAGAGAGGAAGCTGGCCGCAGACTTCGGCAACGCCCCAATTCAACCGTGA
- the dph2 gene encoding diphthamide biosynthesis enzyme Dph2 yields MTIRIDEAKVFEIIEAKRPSVVLVNAPGGLLRQTKGLMERVREKYGVTCILAGDSCYGICDTVDDEVEKLHADLALHIGHNAAVNMVGDYSYLIDAVDDVHFDEVVETALPVLAPYKKVGLVTFSQHLHQLAPVRQKLEEKGFDVTVGRGNNLMLEGQVFGCDFSTAFPTRDGVEAYVFLGESEFHAVGLALATGKPTYMLDPYMNEVTDMREAAEERRKRAILGVYKALDARVFGVITGLKEGQKMLGRSKWISKRLEMNGRKVIQLALRDVTAERLAPHREIEAFVQTACPRISIDGFTFDRPVLSIPQADALVALMEGRDIGEFLERPKWIELTVGLIKK; encoded by the coding sequence TTGACGATCAGAATCGACGAGGCCAAGGTCTTCGAGATAATCGAAGCCAAGAGGCCCTCTGTAGTCCTTGTGAACGCCCCAGGCGGTCTACTCAGGCAGACCAAGGGCCTGATGGAGAGGGTCCGAGAGAAGTATGGAGTGACGTGCATCCTCGCCGGGGACAGCTGCTATGGGATCTGCGACACAGTGGACGACGAGGTCGAGAAGCTCCACGCGGACCTTGCCCTCCACATCGGACACAACGCGGCGGTGAACATGGTCGGAGACTACAGCTACCTGATCGACGCGGTCGACGACGTCCACTTCGACGAGGTCGTGGAGACAGCGCTTCCTGTCCTGGCCCCTTACAAGAAGGTGGGACTCGTGACATTCAGCCAGCACCTGCACCAGCTCGCCCCCGTCCGACAGAAGCTCGAGGAGAAGGGGTTCGACGTCACTGTGGGCAGGGGAAACAACCTGATGCTCGAAGGGCAAGTCTTCGGCTGCGACTTCTCAACCGCGTTCCCGACGCGGGACGGCGTGGAGGCCTACGTCTTCCTTGGGGAGAGTGAATTCCATGCGGTGGGCCTGGCGCTGGCGACAGGCAAGCCGACCTACATGCTCGACCCGTACATGAACGAGGTGACAGACATGAGGGAGGCCGCCGAGGAGAGGAGGAAGAGGGCGATACTGGGGGTGTACAAGGCCCTCGACGCCCGTGTCTTCGGCGTGATCACGGGGCTGAAGGAGGGCCAGAAGATGCTCGGAAGGAGCAAGTGGATCTCGAAGAGGCTCGAAATGAACGGGAGGAAGGTAATCCAGCTTGCGCTCAGGGACGTGACCGCCGAGAGGCTCGCGCCTCACAGGGAGATAGAGGCCTTCGTTCAGACGGCCTGCCCGAGGATTTCAATCGACGGGTTCACGTTCGACAGGCCTGTCCTGTCGATTCCCCAGGCGGACGCCCTCGTGGCGCTCATGGAGGGAAGGGATATCGGGGAGTTCCTGGAGAGGCCGAAGTGGATAGAGCTGACGGTGGGGTTGATCAAGAAGTGA
- a CDS encoding 50S ribosomal protein L16 has translation MAYTSKKFAPGAPNPKVARFTTGKANPDYDFMLKLISEGRVQIRHNALEAARVAANKKMALIGEESYFLLVKTYPHLILRENKMIATAGADRLQEGMRKAFGKPIGLAARVKIGDTILELSLKAENLEKGRDAMKAASTKLPMKTHTDILQLQKKIAA, from the coding sequence ATGGCGTACACCAGCAAGAAGTTCGCCCCTGGTGCGCCCAATCCGAAGGTGGCCAGGTTCACTACTGGGAAGGCCAACCCAGACTACGACTTCATGCTGAAGCTAATCTCAGAGGGACGCGTCCAGATAAGGCACAACGCGCTCGAGGCGGCGAGGGTGGCGGCCAACAAGAAGATGGCCCTGATAGGGGAGGAAAGCTACTTCCTGCTGGTCAAGACCTACCCGCACCTGATACTCAGGGAGAACAAGATGATCGCGACCGCGGGCGCGGACAGGCTCCAGGAGGGCATGCGCAAGGCCTTCGGCAAGCCGATCGGCCTGGCGGCGCGGGTCAAGATCGGGGACACGATCCTCGAGCTGAGCCTCAAGGCGGAGAACTTGGAGAAGGGGAGGGATGCCATGAAGGCCGCCTCTACCAAGCTCCCGATGAAGACCCATACCGATATCCTTCAGCTCCAGAAGAAGATAGCGGCTTGA
- a CDS encoding RNA methyltransferase, with protein sequence MLPRGVSVTLVEPQYPVNVGHVARLVMNFGVERLYLVKPKVDMSMAGVYASHASKVLDDAVVASLDRVREENELMIATTAVRAASKSNIIRRTVGPDRLHEVLSSARTSSLVFGRDSTGLRNEEIKLCDATTTIETSARYRALNLGHAAAIVLYAASRGKSGPRSAQSRRAREVFAKSLQELGGASRLPKHKAEGLFEAGKRIASTSRLTDKQLNLLSGVLGKALSTIDSLQDSDSKT encoded by the coding sequence ATGCTCCCCCGCGGGGTCTCGGTGACCCTTGTCGAGCCCCAGTATCCGGTCAACGTAGGACACGTGGCCAGGCTCGTCATGAACTTCGGCGTAGAGAGGCTCTACCTCGTGAAGCCCAAGGTCGACATGTCGATGGCCGGGGTCTACGCTTCGCACGCTTCCAAGGTCCTCGACGACGCGGTCGTGGCCTCTCTGGACAGGGTCAGGGAAGAGAACGAGCTGATGATCGCGACGACGGCTGTCAGGGCTGCCAGCAAGTCCAACATCATCAGGAGGACGGTGGGCCCGGACAGGCTCCACGAGGTCCTCTCTTCGGCGAGGACCTCCTCGCTGGTCTTCGGGAGGGACTCGACAGGCCTGCGCAACGAAGAGATCAAGCTCTGCGATGCGACGACCACTATCGAGACCTCGGCGAGGTACAGGGCCCTGAACCTGGGGCACGCGGCTGCGATAGTCCTCTACGCGGCGTCGAGGGGAAAGTCCGGGCCCCGCTCCGCCCAGAGCCGGCGCGCGAGGGAGGTCTTCGCGAAGAGTCTGCAGGAACTTGGCGGGGCCTCGAGGCTCCCGAAGCACAAGGCCGAGGGCCTCTTCGAGGCTGGAAAGAGGATCGCGAGCACCTCCAGGCTGACCGACAAGCAGCTCAACTTGCTGTCGGGGGTCCTTGGGAAGGCCCTCAGCACGATAGATTCGCTTCAGGATTCTGACTCGAAGACGTAG
- a CDS encoding DUF655 domain-containing protein, with protein sequence MPRGKSVVIKGREGPMVQAIGEDRLTLLELLAMENKDFEVGEKVKIGKEGRDKVVSVLGKLAYEELTPESRGSLSGVVEGIVRANEQKYVAYFNDLQPLTPRLHGLELIPGIGKTFMKEIVEMREKEPFASFEDIQKRVGLREPAKMIAKRVEEELSGDSRVSIFVKR encoded by the coding sequence ATGCCGCGCGGCAAGTCGGTGGTCATCAAGGGGAGGGAGGGCCCGATGGTCCAGGCGATAGGGGAGGACAGGCTGACCCTGCTGGAGCTCCTCGCGATGGAGAACAAGGACTTCGAGGTCGGAGAGAAGGTCAAGATCGGGAAGGAGGGGCGCGATAAGGTGGTCAGCGTCCTGGGGAAGCTGGCCTACGAAGAGCTGACGCCGGAGTCCAGGGGCTCCCTGTCGGGAGTGGTGGAAGGGATAGTCAGGGCCAACGAGCAGAAGTATGTGGCGTACTTCAACGACCTCCAGCCGCTGACTCCCCGCCTGCACGGCCTGGAGCTTATACCCGGAATCGGTAAGACATTCATGAAGGAGATCGTGGAAATGAGAGAGAAGGAGCCCTTCGCGAGCTTCGAAGACATCCAGAAGCGGGTCGGGCTCAGGGAGCCGGCCAAGATGATTGCGAAGCGGGTCGAGGAGGAGCTCTCGGGCGACTCGAGGGTCAGCATCTTCGTCAAGAGATGA
- a CDS encoding RNA polymerase Rpb4: MSEKAVKKLLTIPEANQMLQKVDVEKADQIQKRTLDYTSKFSKVEFDGVKKLRKELETDCGLSEEESVELINIMPKSIEELRTFTSGWRKLLSTETLEKILKILHSK, translated from the coding sequence ATGTCCGAGAAGGCTGTCAAGAAGCTCCTGACGATCCCGGAGGCCAACCAGATGCTCCAGAAGGTCGATGTCGAGAAGGCAGACCAGATCCAGAAGAGGACACTGGACTACACGAGCAAGTTCTCCAAGGTCGAGTTCGACGGCGTCAAGAAGCTCCGCAAAGAGCTGGAGACAGACTGCGGGCTCAGCGAAGAGGAGTCTGTGGAGCTGATCAACATAATGCCAAAGTCGATCGAAGAGCTGAGGACCTTCACGTCAGGGTGGAGGAAGCTGCTCTCGACCGAAACGCTCGAGAAGATCCTGAAGATCCTCCACTCGAAGTAG
- a CDS encoding 50S ribosomal protein L21: protein MPKSHGYRRRTRSLLKSSGKRGLSNLLVEYSPKDRVVIKIDPAQVKGMPHRRFNGLVGTVKRVGRRAVTLEVPVGNKVKELTARKEHVVRMEAS, encoded by the coding sequence ATGCCAAAGTCCCACGGGTACCGCAGGAGGACTAGGTCTCTGCTGAAGTCCTCGGGCAAGAGGGGCCTGAGCAACCTCCTCGTAGAGTACTCGCCGAAGGACAGGGTGGTCATCAAGATCGACCCGGCACAGGTCAAGGGGATGCCGCACAGGAGGTTCAACGGATTGGTTGGGACCGTCAAGCGGGTGGGCAGGCGGGCCGTGACCCTCGAAGTGCCGGTGGGGAACAAGGTGAAGGAGCTCACAGCTAGGAAAGAGCACGTCGTCCGGATGGAGGCGAGCTGA
- the ffh gene encoding signal recognition particle protein, producing MLDSLREGLQAAVKKLVGANAVDEKSVKEFIRDLQRALIQSDVNVRMALEVTERVQKRALEEKPPAGVTKKDQVVSVLYEELARLLGGEGGLQLDKAKASVIVMLGVQGSGKTTTTAKLARLYTKRGFKVGVVAADTFRPGAVAQLKTIATAAGAEVFSDEKQKDSVKVAKEGKKHFEGTKNLVIIDTAGRHKEEKALLQEMKEVVGAVKPDATILVIDGTIGQQALSQASAFHQAAPVGGIVVTKLDGAAKGGGALAAAAATGAKVFFIGTGERMDDLEEFAPTRFVGRLLGMGDLRALMDLVKQAEVDVDEKRVQRMMSGKLTMDDLMYQFDQMKKFGSLKKVLEHIPGISGTVKSEDLDKAEDRVKVYRSIIQSMTGDEKGDPDSINSARLKRIARGSGRSEKDVRELLSRYKQMKSLVKTSKGREFRQLMRRMGDQ from the coding sequence ATGCTGGATTCGCTGAGAGAGGGCCTCCAGGCCGCGGTCAAGAAGCTGGTCGGCGCCAACGCTGTGGACGAGAAGTCCGTCAAGGAATTCATCCGCGACCTCCAGAGGGCGCTCATCCAGTCGGACGTCAACGTGAGGATGGCCCTCGAGGTGACGGAGAGGGTCCAGAAGAGGGCCCTCGAGGAGAAGCCGCCGGCCGGGGTCACCAAGAAGGACCAGGTCGTCTCCGTGCTCTACGAGGAGCTCGCGCGCCTGCTCGGGGGAGAAGGGGGCCTCCAGCTGGACAAGGCGAAGGCGAGCGTCATAGTGATGCTCGGGGTCCAGGGCTCTGGGAAGACGACGACCACGGCGAAGCTGGCTCGCCTCTACACGAAGAGGGGATTCAAGGTCGGGGTTGTCGCTGCCGACACCTTCAGGCCAGGCGCGGTCGCGCAGCTGAAGACCATCGCGACGGCCGCAGGGGCAGAGGTCTTCAGCGACGAGAAGCAGAAGGACTCGGTCAAGGTCGCGAAGGAGGGCAAGAAGCACTTCGAGGGCACCAAGAACCTGGTGATCATCGACACGGCGGGGAGGCACAAGGAGGAGAAGGCCCTCCTCCAGGAGATGAAGGAGGTCGTGGGCGCGGTCAAGCCGGACGCGACCATCCTTGTGATAGACGGGACGATCGGGCAGCAGGCCCTCAGTCAGGCCTCGGCCTTCCACCAGGCAGCTCCGGTGGGAGGGATCGTCGTGACCAAGCTGGACGGGGCCGCGAAGGGCGGGGGGGCACTGGCCGCAGCCGCGGCGACTGGGGCCAAAGTCTTCTTCATCGGGACAGGGGAGAGAATGGACGACCTCGAGGAGTTCGCGCCCACGAGGTTCGTGGGGAGGCTGCTGGGGATGGGCGACCTGAGGGCCCTGATGGACCTCGTCAAGCAGGCCGAGGTGGACGTCGACGAGAAGAGGGTCCAGAGGATGATGTCCGGGAAGTTGACGATGGACGACCTGATGTACCAGTTCGACCAGATGAAGAAGTTCGGGTCGCTCAAGAAAGTCCTGGAGCACATCCCGGGGATCTCGGGGACTGTCAAGTCGGAGGACTTGGACAAGGCCGAGGACAGGGTCAAGGTCTACCGGTCGATCATACAATCGATGACTGGCGACGAGAAGGGGGACCCGGACAGCATCAACTCGGCCAGGCTCAAGAGGATAGCTAGGGGCTCGGGGAGGAGTGAGAAGGACGTCCGCGAGCTGCTCTCCAGGTACAAGCAGATGAAGTCCCTGGTCAAGACGAGCAAGGGCCGCGAGTTCAGGCAGCTGATGCGCCGGATGGGTGACCAGTAG
- a CDS encoding diphthine--ammonia ligase has translation MKVGALFSGGKDSTYAAWLASRSDQLACLITIFPKSDSSYMFHYPDLQWTSLQAESMGVPQVVDETPGVKEEELSDLRRALATAKGRFRLEGICTGALASVYQKSRVEKICADLGLQCISPLWGVDPEAHLRRLVRDGFEAMLVGVSALGLDESWLGRVIDDAAIEELVALGRKYRFNVGLEGGEGETFVLDCPLFKRKVVVEESSKDWRGDGGWLRISKARLADKA, from the coding sequence ATGAAGGTCGGGGCGCTCTTCTCCGGCGGCAAGGACTCGACCTACGCGGCCTGGCTCGCCTCGAGGAGCGACCAACTCGCCTGTCTGATCACCATCTTCCCAAAGTCCGATTCCTCCTACATGTTCCACTACCCCGACCTCCAGTGGACTTCGCTGCAGGCCGAGTCCATGGGAGTGCCGCAGGTCGTCGACGAGACCCCCGGGGTCAAGGAGGAGGAGCTCTCTGATCTAAGGAGGGCCCTTGCGACCGCCAAGGGGAGGTTCCGACTGGAAGGGATCTGCACCGGGGCCCTCGCGAGCGTCTACCAGAAGAGCAGGGTGGAAAAGATCTGCGCCGACCTGGGCCTTCAGTGCATCTCCCCGCTCTGGGGGGTCGACCCCGAGGCGCACCTCCGGCGCCTGGTCAGGGACGGCTTCGAGGCGATGCTCGTCGGGGTCTCGGCGCTCGGCCTGGACGAAAGCTGGCTGGGGAGGGTCATCGACGATGCCGCCATCGAGGAGCTCGTCGCGCTGGGAAGGAAGTACAGGTTCAACGTGGGCCTCGAGGGCGGGGAAGGGGAGACCTTCGTCCTCGACTGTCCTCTGTTCAAGCGCAAGGTCGTAGTCGAGGAGTCCTCCAAGGACTGGAGGGGAGACGGGGGATGGCTGAGGATATCAAAGGCCCGCCTGGCCGACAAGGCATGA
- a CDS encoding beta-propeller domain-containing protein: MQTGQAQDMGRREAAIFTLAVLTMAAWVAVVSLSTSQRIMLSGTTPDAVPQGLGTFTSQAQLQAFVAANAKSAHDYSVRGTWLGGPVWGRAVPIFVALSGTATLAATQSVSFTGTNVQVQGVDEPDRVKTDGAHLFVSNGTAVVIMDAYPPSSAAVVSKITLHSASIIGLEVADGRLLVIEQSQSSYYYAAGSVGLLLYNVTDLASPRLIENMSISGSYVAARMAQGYAYAVIQQPSYQFDNGGNSTGVLPGVIENGTKSTLSPSSVYYTPNRAQISYYTFIVSMSMATGATTKVSVLTGPSSTIYVSTSDIYVVYTNYQEWYADNIPGDVYTGGVISPGNVENGQNSTIVRASYSNGTIAVKAAGAIPGTVLNQFSLDEYSGYLRVATGRFAVVDGAYTRSNDVYVLTKNMTQVSAVRNLAPGENIYAVRFVGDMGYVVTFEQIDPLFAISFKTPTSPVVLSALKVSGYSDYLHPLPGGYLIGVGKDAVPSSTGSFAWYLGLKLSLFRVLDNGTSTQVQKYLIGDRGTESPVLNDHLAFTFDNSRNITILPVLLYQVPSNANVTSYPGSPPPYGDPVWQGVYVLKVTHSGFTLLGRVSQYSSGQSYATSPDYGLVVDRTLVIGGYLYTFSQEEVMVSDLTTFATVATVGLK, translated from the coding sequence ATGCAGACGGGCCAGGCGCAAGACATGGGACGCAGGGAAGCCGCGATTTTCACCCTCGCAGTCCTGACGATGGCCGCCTGGGTCGCCGTAGTATCACTCTCAACTTCGCAGAGGATTATGCTCAGTGGGACTACCCCCGATGCGGTCCCTCAGGGCCTCGGCACTTTCACGAGTCAAGCCCAACTCCAGGCCTTCGTCGCGGCCAACGCCAAGAGCGCCCACGACTACAGCGTGCGCGGGACCTGGCTCGGAGGCCCAGTCTGGGGCCGTGCCGTCCCAATCTTCGTCGCGCTTTCAGGCACTGCCACCCTCGCCGCCACACAGTCTGTCTCGTTCACCGGGACCAACGTCCAAGTCCAGGGCGTCGACGAGCCTGACAGGGTGAAGACGGACGGCGCACACCTGTTCGTCTCCAACGGCACGGCGGTGGTAATCATGGACGCGTATCCTCCCTCGTCGGCCGCCGTGGTCTCCAAGATCACCCTCCACTCGGCGTCGATCATCGGGCTTGAGGTGGCTGACGGCCGCCTCCTCGTCATCGAGCAGTCCCAGTCCAGTTACTACTACGCGGCCGGCAGCGTGGGCCTCCTCCTCTACAACGTGACCGACCTGGCTTCGCCCAGGCTGATCGAGAACATGTCCATCTCCGGGAGCTATGTCGCCGCGCGCATGGCCCAGGGTTACGCGTACGCTGTAATACAGCAGCCCTCGTACCAGTTCGACAACGGCGGCAACTCCACCGGGGTCCTCCCCGGGGTAATCGAGAACGGGACCAAGTCGACCCTCTCCCCGAGCTCCGTCTACTACACCCCGAACAGGGCCCAGATCAGCTACTACACCTTCATCGTAAGCATGAGCATGGCCACGGGCGCGACCACGAAGGTCTCAGTCCTGACCGGGCCCTCCTCCACGATCTACGTATCGACATCAGACATCTACGTGGTCTACACCAACTACCAGGAGTGGTACGCTGACAACATCCCAGGCGACGTCTACACCGGAGGCGTCATCTCCCCAGGGAACGTCGAAAACGGACAGAACAGCACCATAGTGAGGGCCTCCTACTCCAACGGGACCATCGCGGTCAAGGCGGCGGGCGCGATCCCGGGGACAGTCCTCAACCAGTTCTCCCTCGACGAGTACTCTGGCTACCTGCGAGTGGCGACCGGGAGGTTCGCCGTTGTCGACGGCGCCTACACCCGTAGCAACGATGTCTATGTGCTCACCAAGAACATGACCCAAGTCTCGGCCGTCAGGAACCTCGCGCCAGGGGAGAACATCTATGCGGTCCGCTTCGTCGGCGACATGGGGTACGTGGTCACCTTCGAACAGATAGACCCGCTCTTCGCGATATCCTTCAAGACCCCCACGAGCCCCGTGGTCCTGAGCGCCCTCAAGGTCAGCGGCTACTCGGACTACTTGCACCCGCTCCCCGGAGGCTACCTAATCGGAGTCGGGAAGGACGCCGTCCCCTCTTCGACTGGCAGCTTCGCATGGTACCTCGGGCTCAAGCTCTCGCTCTTCAGGGTCCTGGACAACGGGACCTCGACCCAGGTCCAGAAGTACCTTATCGGCGACCGCGGGACAGAGTCGCCGGTCCTCAACGACCACCTCGCTTTCACCTTCGACAACTCGAGGAACATCACGATCCTGCCTGTCCTCCTGTACCAGGTCCCGAGCAACGCGAACGTGACCAGCTACCCAGGCAGCCCGCCCCCCTACGGCGACCCGGTCTGGCAGGGAGTCTACGTGCTCAAGGTGACCCACTCGGGCTTCACCCTCCTGGGGAGGGTCTCTCAATACTCGTCCGGCCAGAGCTACGCCACCTCGCCCGACTACGGCCTCGTCGTTGACAGGACCCTTGTCATCGGAGGATACCTCTACACGTTCTCCCAGGAGGAAGTGATGGTCAGCGACCTCACTACGTTCGCGACGGTGGCGACTGTCGGCCTGAAATAG
- a CDS encoding translation initiation factor IF-5A — protein MSTRPADLGSVKEGSYIVIDGEPCKVVSREHFKPGKHGSAKVRLVAISIFTGSKKSYVSPAESRVDIPMIDKRSGQVTSVLNNSVQLMDLETFEVFETPKPVGEEMTELGGNLSAGMEVEYWQMMGRNKIMRVKGGS, from the coding sequence TTGAGCACTCGCCCTGCTGACCTCGGAAGCGTCAAGGAAGGAAGCTACATCGTCATCGACGGCGAACCGTGCAAGGTCGTGAGTCGCGAGCACTTCAAGCCTGGGAAGCACGGGAGCGCCAAGGTCCGACTCGTCGCGATTTCCATCTTCACCGGCTCCAAGAAGAGCTACGTCTCACCCGCCGAGTCGAGGGTCGACATCCCGATGATCGACAAGAGGTCCGGGCAGGTCACCTCGGTCTTGAATAATTCAGTCCAACTTATGGACTTGGAGACATTCGAGGTCTTCGAGACCCCAAAGCCGGTCGGCGAAGAGATGACAGAGCTCGGAGGCAACCTCTCGGCGGGGATGGAAGTAGAATACTGGCAGATGATGGGCCGCAACAAGATCATGCGGGTCAAGGGCGGAAGCTGA